The Alphaproteobacteria bacterium genome contains a region encoding:
- a CDS encoding FAD-dependent monooxygenase, producing the protein MSGSVAALAALEVWPLCAAQAAPLTAIRIVDDTSRLVRAPEVMFEAAEIGLEAFGHNIENRHLIAALERRATELHTLQRLAAIVTAIEPASDGVTIRLDDGAAFKARLVVGADGRKSLCRRAAGIETRRQEYPQAALTLNLAHARPHNGISTEFHTETGPFTLVPLPGLRSSLVCVLEPETAAELGKRDAPALAAEIERRSHSILGKVSVEDGHGLFALAVETAESFGRDRIALIGEAAHVIPPIGAQGLNLGLRDAATIAELVTEAHREGADAGAPELLARYHRTRRADVTSRRVAVDVLNRSLLSDFLPVQGARGFGLYLLDRIAPLRRAVMREGVEPAAQPRLMRGEAL; encoded by the coding sequence TTGTCGGGTTCCGTCGCGGCGCTCGCGGCGCTGGAGGTATGGCCGCTGTGCGCCGCGCAGGCGGCGCCGCTCACCGCCATCCGCATCGTCGACGATACCTCCCGTCTGGTGCGCGCGCCGGAGGTGATGTTCGAGGCGGCCGAGATCGGGCTCGAAGCGTTCGGCCACAACATCGAGAACCGGCATCTCATCGCTGCGCTCGAACGCCGCGCAACGGAACTGCACACGTTGCAGCGCCTCGCCGCCATTGTGACGGCGATCGAACCAGCATCGGACGGCGTCACGATCCGGCTCGATGATGGCGCCGCGTTCAAAGCGCGGCTCGTAGTCGGCGCCGATGGACGCAAGTCGCTCTGCCGCCGAGCCGCCGGGATCGAGACCCGGCGGCAGGAATACCCGCAGGCGGCGCTGACGCTCAATCTTGCGCATGCGCGCCCGCACAATGGCATCTCGACCGAGTTCCACACCGAGACGGGGCCGTTCACGCTGGTGCCCCTCCCCGGCCTGCGCTCAAGTCTTGTGTGCGTGCTTGAGCCAGAGACCGCCGCGGAGCTAGGCAAGCGCGATGCGCCAGCGCTCGCCGCCGAGATCGAGCGCCGCTCCCATTCGATCCTTGGCAAGGTGTCGGTCGAGGATGGGCATGGGCTCTTCGCGCTGGCGGTCGAAACGGCGGAGAGTTTCGGGCGCGATCGCATCGCGCTGATCGGCGAGGCCGCGCACGTCATTCCGCCGATCGGCGCGCAGGGGCTCAATCTGGGGCTTCGCGATGCCGCGACGATCGCCGAACTGGTGACCGAGGCGCATCGCGAGGGCGCGGATGCCGGGGCGCCCGAACTGCTCGCTCGCTACCACCGCACGCGCCGCGCGGACGTGACCAGCCGCAGGGTCGCGGTCGACGTGCTCAATCGCAGCCTGCTCTCGGATTTCCTGCCCGTTCAGGGCGCGCGCGGCTTCGGGCTCTATTTGCTCGACCGCATCGCGCCGCTGCGCCGCGCCGTGATGCGCGAGGGCGTGGAGCCTGCCGCGCAGCCGCGGCTCATGCGCGGCGAAGCGCTCTAA
- a CDS encoding PilZ domain-containing protein, which translates to MGAEHRKFPRRRVEQFVLMMWDNAIIGQCTMLDVSAGGARLKLNGDLTVPDQFTLLLSKIDGRLKRQCVVAWRKEKQIGVRFVAAGVADPPIVKTA; encoded by the coding sequence ATGGGTGCCGAGCACAGAAAATTTCCACGCCGCCGTGTCGAGCAATTTGTCCTGATGATGTGGGACAACGCCATCATCGGCCAGTGCACGATGCTCGACGTGTCGGCCGGCGGCGCCCGGCTGAAGTTGAATGGCGACCTCACGGTCCCCGACCAGTTCACGCTCCTTCTCTCGAAGATCGACGGAAGGCTGAAGCGGCAGTGTGTGGTCGCATGGCGCAAGGAGAAGCAGATCGGCGTTCGCTTCGTTGCAGCGGGGGTCGCCGATCCACCGATCGTCAAGACGGCTTAG
- a CDS encoding DUF1236 domain-containing protein has protein sequence MPRHFAGTERSRRIGLRIHKEERHNESTLLGGFRGGSVDHAGVRSSGRHPARAAHDDQAVWGEEKVHPYKLQSRVSVGATLPADVELAPVPQTWGPGFISYRYVYTGDDVVLVDPSSRRVIEVIE, from the coding sequence TTGCCGCGCCATTTTGCAGGAACAGAACGCAGCCGACGCATTGGCCTCCGTATTCACAAGGAGGAGCGACACAATGAAAGCACTTTACTTGGCGGGTTTCGCGGCGGCTCTGTTGACCACGCAGGCGTTCGCTCAAGCGGTCGTCATCCAGCCCGAGCAGCGCACGATGATCAGGCAGTATGGGGTGAGGAGAAGGTCCATCCGTACAAGCTGCAATCGCGCGTGAGCGTAGGCGCCACGCTCCCGGCGGATGTGGAACTTGCACCGGTTCCGCAGACGTGGGGACCCGGGTTCATTTCCTATCGCTACGTCTATACCGGCGATGATGTGGTTCTGGTCGATCCGTCGAGCCGGCGCGTGATCGAGGTCATCGAGTAG
- a CDS encoding FAD-dependent monooxygenase, which produces MERECEVAVVGGGPAGLTAAIALASAGVETAPDCQKAAAG; this is translated from the coding sequence ATGGAACGCGAATGCGAAGTTGCCGTCGTTGGAGGCGGGCCTGCGGGCCTGACCGCCGCGATCGCGCTTGCTTCGGCCGGCGTCGAAACCGCGCCTGATTGCCAAAAGGCCGCCGCCGGATAA
- a CDS encoding DUF2336 domain-containing protein produces the protein MAGPVLSQSSRLTAADLVSVAEQKGQAHLLAIAGRSVVEEQVTDVLVNRGDRSVVHRLAANTGASFSEAGYSKLVRRAETDEHLVEKIGRRLDIPLQLFRELLLKATEAVRNRLIAAAGPDRQELVRRVVAEISSQVAQEAPGARNIEDAQRLVLMMKETGRLNEGEIFTFAQRGKFDEVVAGVAALCGVSFDLIDRLMRSDRADAVLVPCKAVNFNWPTVRAILEASNAQGRGEQDIEIAAKEYAKLSAATAARVLRFWQVRQSTTQVPAADPATQQTAAE, from the coding sequence GTGGCCGGCCCGGTGCTCAGCCAGTCGAGCCGCCTGACCGCGGCCGATCTGGTGAGCGTCGCCGAGCAAAAGGGGCAGGCGCACCTTCTCGCGATTGCAGGCCGCAGCGTTGTCGAGGAGCAGGTCACCGATGTGCTGGTCAATCGCGGCGACCGCAGTGTCGTGCATCGGCTCGCCGCGAACACGGGCGCTTCGTTTTCCGAGGCCGGATACTCGAAGCTGGTCCGCCGCGCCGAGACCGACGAACATCTCGTCGAAAAAATTGGCCGCCGCCTCGACATCCCGCTCCAGCTCTTTCGCGAGCTGCTGCTCAAGGCGACCGAAGCGGTGCGCAACCGTCTGATCGCTGCGGCGGGGCCCGACCGGCAGGAGCTCGTGCGGCGCGTGGTCGCGGAGATTTCGAGCCAGGTTGCGCAGGAAGCGCCGGGCGCCCGCAATATCGAGGACGCGCAGCGGCTGGTCCTGATGATGAAAGAGACGGGGCGGCTCAACGAGGGCGAGATTTTCACTTTTGCGCAGCGCGGAAAGTTCGACGAGGTCGTCGCGGGTGTCGCGGCGCTTTGCGGCGTATCGTTCGACCTGATCGACCGGCTGATGCGCAGCGATCGCGCCGACGCAGTGCTCGTGCCGTGCAAGGCCGTCAACTTCAACTGGCCGACGGTGCGGGCGATCCTCGAGGCGAGCAATGCCCAGGGTCGCGGCGAACAGGATATCGAGATAGCCGCAAAGGAATACGCCAAGCTCTCGGCGGCGACCGCCGCGCGGGTCCTGCGGTTCTGGCAGGTGCGCCAGTCGACGACGCAGGTTCCGGCCGCCGACCCGGCGACTCAGCAGACCGCGGCCGAGTGA
- the hspQ gene encoding heat shock protein HspQ has translation MTKARVAKFPIGAVVKHRLFPFRGVVFDIDPVFANTEEWYQAIPAEARPRKDQPFYHLFAENAETEYIAYVSEQNLLPDESGDPVRHPQVREVFERARDGSYKPREQRLN, from the coding sequence ATGACCAAGGCGCGTGTGGCAAAATTTCCGATCGGGGCGGTGGTAAAACACCGGCTGTTCCCGTTCCGAGGCGTGGTGTTCGATATCGATCCGGTGTTTGCCAATACCGAGGAGTGGTATCAGGCGATCCCTGCCGAGGCGCGGCCGCGCAAGGACCAGCCGTTCTATCACCTGTTCGCCGAGAACGCCGAGACCGAGTACATCGCCTATGTCTCGGAGCAGAACTTGCTGCCCGATGAATCGGGCGACCCGGTACGCCATCCGCAGGTGAGAGAAGTCTTCGAGCGCGCGCGCGACGGCAGCTACAAGCCGAGAGAGCAACGGTTGAATTGA
- a CDS encoding CaiB/BaiF CoA-transferase family protein: MQPLSGILVLDFTTLLPGPLATLMLAEAGAQVVKIERPDGEDMRAGAPRFDGEAAAFALLNRGKKGITLDLKNENDRNRLRPLLEKADVLVEQFRPGVMARLKLGFEDVRKINPRIVYCSISGYGQEGPRAGEAGHDINYQSLTGLLALQPGPIAKPVIPPALIADIGGGTMPAVINVLLGLRQRDATGEGVHLDIAMTDAMFTFAWYAWAFGHATGKFPGPGELRLVGASPRYQLYPTADHKIVACGALEQKFWLAFCNTIGLPATLMNDAADPEATKAAAADIIRRETAEHWRPKFAAADCCVTIMASLEEALYDPHFVERGLFAHKVASASGATMPAVPLPIAAALRERPGTKAAPKLGADNDLLKG; this comes from the coding sequence ATGCAGCCGCTCTCCGGCATCCTCGTCCTTGATTTCACGACGCTTTTGCCGGGTCCGCTGGCGACGCTGATGCTCGCCGAAGCGGGCGCGCAGGTGGTCAAGATCGAGCGGCCGGACGGTGAGGATATGCGCGCCGGCGCGCCGCGCTTCGATGGCGAGGCGGCGGCGTTTGCGCTGCTCAACCGGGGCAAAAAGGGGATTACGCTCGATCTGAAGAACGAAAACGATCGCAACCGCTTGCGCCCGCTGCTTGAGAAAGCAGATGTGCTGGTCGAGCAGTTCCGCCCGGGCGTCATGGCGAGGCTCAAGCTCGGCTTCGAGGATGTCCGGAAGATCAACCCGCGCATCGTGTACTGCTCGATCAGCGGCTATGGCCAGGAAGGCCCGCGCGCCGGCGAGGCCGGCCATGACATCAACTACCAGAGCCTCACCGGGCTGCTCGCGCTTCAGCCCGGGCCGATCGCGAAGCCGGTCATCCCGCCGGCCCTGATCGCCGACATCGGCGGCGGCACCATGCCGGCCGTCATTAACGTCCTGCTCGGCTTGCGCCAGCGCGACGCGACCGGTGAGGGCGTGCACCTCGACATCGCGATGACCGACGCGATGTTCACCTTCGCCTGGTACGCTTGGGCGTTCGGGCATGCGACCGGCAAATTCCCCGGCCCCGGCGAGTTGCGCCTCGTCGGGGCTTCGCCGCGCTATCAGCTCTACCCGACCGCTGATCACAAGATCGTCGCCTGCGGCGCCCTGGAGCAGAAGTTCTGGCTCGCGTTCTGCAACACGATCGGCCTGCCGGCCACGCTCATGAACGATGCGGCGGACCCCGAGGCCACCAAGGCGGCGGCCGCGGATATCATCAGGCGCGAAACCGCAGAACACTGGCGGCCGAAATTCGCCGCCGCGGATTGCTGCGTCACCATCATGGCCTCGCTCGAAGAGGCGCTGTACGATCCGCACTTCGTCGAGCGCGGCCTGTTCGCGCACAAAGTAGCCAGTGCATCCGGCGCGACCATGCCGGCAGTGCCGCTGCCGATTGCCGCGGCGTTGCGCGAGCGGCCCGGCACGAAAGCCGCGCCGAAACTCGGGGCGGACAACGACTTGCTCAAGGGTTAG
- a CDS encoding CoA ester lyase, with the protein MKLPRNFFKPLAIGAPGPLRELPVRLERMIHFVPPHMEKIRAKVPELIAQVDVVLGNLEDAIPADAKEAARAGFIEMAQLDYGQAGLWTRINALNSPWALDDITQIVAAAGNKLDVMMLPKVEGPWDIHYLDQLLAQLEARHKVARPILIHAILETAEGVNNVEAIAAASPRMHGISLGPADLAASRAMKTTRVGGGHPDYVVLEDGDPRAQSSGGPNMSGEKARTRHQQDLWHYTTAKMVDACAAAGIKAFYGPFGDFSDPAACEAQFRNAFLMGCAGAWTLHPSQVAIAKRVFSPDVAEVKFALKILAAMPDGTGAVMIDGKMQDDATWKQAKVVVDLARIVAGKDAEMKERYGV; encoded by the coding sequence ATGAAACTCCCGCGCAATTTCTTCAAACCCCTCGCGATCGGGGCGCCCGGGCCGCTGCGCGAGCTCCCGGTGCGCCTGGAGCGCATGATCCACTTCGTTCCCCCGCATATGGAGAAGATCCGCGCCAAGGTGCCGGAGCTGATCGCGCAAGTGGACGTGGTGCTCGGCAATCTGGAGGACGCGATTCCCGCGGACGCCAAGGAGGCGGCGCGCGCGGGCTTCATCGAGATGGCGCAGCTCGACTACGGACAGGCCGGCCTGTGGACCCGCATCAACGCGCTCAACTCCCCCTGGGCGCTCGACGACATCACGCAGATCGTGGCTGCGGCGGGCAACAAGCTCGACGTGATGATGCTGCCGAAGGTCGAGGGTCCGTGGGACATCCATTACCTCGACCAGCTGCTGGCGCAGCTCGAAGCGCGGCACAAGGTCGCCCGCCCGATCCTGATCCACGCGATCCTCGAGACCGCCGAGGGCGTCAACAACGTCGAGGCGATCGCGGCCGCAAGCCCGCGCATGCACGGCATTTCGCTCGGCCCCGCGGACCTCGCGGCCTCGCGCGCCATGAAGACCACGCGCGTCGGTGGCGGGCACCCGGACTATGTGGTGCTGGAGGACGGCGACCCGCGCGCGCAGTCCTCCGGCGGCCCCAACATGAGTGGCGAGAAGGCGCGCACACGCCACCAGCAGGACCTCTGGCACTACACCACCGCCAAGATGGTCGACGCCTGCGCGGCCGCCGGCATCAAGGCGTTCTACGGGCCGTTCGGCGACTTCTCCGATCCGGCCGCCTGCGAGGCGCAATTCCGCAACGCCTTCCTGATGGGCTGCGCCGGCGCCTGGACGCTGCACCCCTCGCAGGTGGCGATCGCCAAGCGCGTGTTCTCGCCCGACGTGGCCGAGGTGAAGTTCGCGCTGAAGATTTTAGCCGCGATGCCCGACGGCACCGGCGCCGTCATGATCGACGGCAAGATGCAGGACGACGCCACCTGGAAGCAGGCCAAGGTGGTGGTCGATCTGGCGCGGATCGTGGCCGGAAAGGATGCCGAGATGAAGGAGCGGTATGGGGTGTGA